A genome region from Bacillaceae bacterium IKA-2 includes the following:
- a CDS encoding YheC/YheD family protein gives MFLRKIIIHVEKNTVFENPQEIKISRGLCKQWKLKAGVATFLQFGQSIETVTIFETVAHKVPTIEISALLAEKLAIPFEILPIHCLYKQDENKLSLGPVITCITNQMYHEKVKFGSMTTFFEELARYAKHNHILFYILPLTKWEQLFYGYTIYQDEWQKLKLPEPNSVYNRISSRDFEMSNFYTDFSLYLQEKNINYFNRSFFNKWDIHVILASFPEMHPYLPNTSLFAGYDTFAEIITVYKSIFIKPIHGSQGRQILRIEKEENEYTVYYPSFSSETSTIFRSSYLLYNRLKERLKSQPFIVQQGLDLIQINECPVDFRILCVKNTKNQWQVVSSVARISAKKKMVSNLAQGGEQKRPLEVLTEIYDEKLAKQYLKLMAELALEVAKIISENLDGLFGELGVDIALDNQGKLWIIEVNSKPSKRDSDLATKQIRPSSRAIINYLAYLAGFSL, from the coding sequence ATGTTTTTAAGAAAAATTATTATTCATGTTGAGAAAAATACTGTTTTTGAAAATCCTCAAGAAATAAAAATATCACGAGGTTTATGTAAACAGTGGAAATTAAAAGCTGGGGTAGCTACTTTTTTACAATTTGGTCAATCAATAGAAACGGTTACCATTTTTGAAACTGTTGCACATAAAGTGCCAACAATTGAAATTTCAGCTTTATTAGCTGAAAAATTAGCAATTCCTTTTGAAATATTGCCCATCCATTGTCTATATAAACAAGATGAGAATAAACTTAGCTTAGGGCCAGTGATCACTTGCATCACTAACCAAATGTATCATGAAAAAGTGAAGTTTGGTAGTATGACGACATTTTTTGAAGAATTAGCTCGATACGCAAAACACAACCACATTTTATTTTATATTTTACCTTTAACAAAATGGGAACAACTTTTTTATGGTTATACGATTTATCAGGATGAATGGCAAAAGCTTAAATTGCCTGAGCCTAACTCCGTTTATAATCGAATAAGTTCTCGTGATTTTGAGATGTCAAATTTTTACACTGATTTTTCACTGTATTTACAGGAAAAAAATATTAATTATTTTAACCGCAGTTTTTTTAACAAGTGGGATATACACGTTATTTTAGCTAGTTTTCCTGAAATGCATCCCTATTTACCAAACACTAGTTTGTTTGCTGGATACGATACTTTTGCAGAAATAATTACCGTTTACAAATCAATATTTATAAAACCTATCCACGGTAGCCAAGGGCGGCAAATTTTACGAATCGAAAAGGAAGAAAATGAATACACTGTTTACTATCCGTCTTTTTCAAGTGAAACTTCGACTATATTTCGATCAAGCTACTTACTTTACAATCGACTGAAAGAACGTCTGAAATCACAACCTTTTATCGTTCAACAAGGACTTGACCTTATCCAAATAAATGAATGTCCAGTTGATTTTCGGATACTTTGTGTAAAAAACACTAAAAATCAGTGGCAAGTTGTTTCGTCAGTGGCACGAATTTCTGCTAAGAAAAAAATGGTCTCTAACCTGGCTCAAGGTGGTGAACAAAAGCGTCCTCTTGAAGTTTTGACTGAAATCTATGACGAGAAACTAGCGAAACAGTATTTAAAGCTAATGGCTGAACTAGCCTTAGAAGTCGCAAAAATAATTAGTGAAAACTTGGATGGTCTGTTTGGTGAGTTAGGAGTTGATATTGCCTTAGATAATCAAGGAAAGCTATGGATTATTGAAGTAAACTCAAAACCATCTAAACGCGATTCTGATCTGGCTACCAAGCAAATCCGCCCTTCTTCTCGGGCAATTATTAATTATTTAGCTTATTTAGCCGGGTTTTCTCTTTAG
- a CDS encoding DUF445 family protein: MTALFVVLIMVLVGALIGGVTNSLAIKMLFRPYQAMYIGTWRVPFTPGLIPKRRTELADQLGKLVVNHLLTADGLKKKLESTIFMTEITEWLNREVKDILRSDQHLGSVIEKWLGVTNGKKQIEQRLENWLARRSSELMDELRPLHIRDMISERLNKKLDEYIPEITAVFIEKAKDYFNSEEGIGRLSNMVDRFLAERGTLGNMVSMFLGNERLVDKIQPEIIKMLNDEGTHELLEVFIKKEWGKLKQLKVEEIEEHIDLTVIITFIEEKIRDNIPLDYLEKPLCEWAGAYESKMIVDIIPRFVQIIGQAISNELLNLLKKLEIEEIVKTQVEQFSVSRLEEIVLSISKRELKLITYLGALLGGLIGLFQGILINLIS, translated from the coding sequence ATGACAGCATTGTTTGTTGTACTTATAATGGTTTTAGTGGGAGCTTTAATTGGAGGGGTTACAAATTCGCTTGCGATTAAAATGTTATTTCGACCGTATCAGGCGATGTACATTGGAACTTGGCGTGTCCCATTTACCCCAGGTTTAATACCGAAACGAAGAACTGAGTTAGCCGATCAGTTAGGTAAGCTTGTTGTAAATCACCTACTTACTGCGGATGGTTTGAAAAAAAAGCTTGAAAGCACTATTTTTATGACTGAGATAACAGAATGGCTGAACCGAGAAGTTAAAGACATCTTAAGAAGTGATCAACATCTAGGCTCAGTTATCGAAAAATGGCTAGGAGTGACCAATGGTAAAAAGCAAATCGAACAACGGTTAGAGAATTGGTTAGCTAGAAGAAGTTCGGAACTAATGGATGAACTTCGGCCGCTACATATTAGGGATATGATCTCCGAACGATTGAATAAGAAGTTAGACGAATATATTCCTGAAATAACTGCGGTTTTCATAGAGAAAGCCAAAGATTATTTTAATAGTGAAGAGGGAATTGGACGCTTAAGCAATATGGTCGACCGCTTTTTGGCGGAAAGAGGTACATTAGGTAATATGGTTTCAATGTTTTTAGGTAATGAACGCTTAGTAGATAAGATCCAACCAGAAATTATCAAAATGCTCAACGATGAAGGCACACATGAGCTTCTCGAAGTCTTTATAAAAAAAGAGTGGGGAAAACTTAAACAATTAAAAGTTGAAGAAATCGAAGAACATATCGATTTAACTGTAATAATTACTTTTATTGAAGAAAAAATTAGGGATAATATCCCCCTAGATTATTTGGAAAAGCCGCTTTGTGAATGGGCAGGAGCATATGAATCAAAGATGATCGTTGATATTATTCCCAGATTTGTACAAATAATTGGACAAGCTATTTCAAATGAACTTCTCAATTTATTAAAAAAGTTAGAAATCGAAGAAATTGTAAAAACTCAAGTCGAACAATTTTCAGTGAGTCGTCTTGAAGAGATTGTCCTTTCTATTTCAAAACGGGAATTAAAGTTGATTACTTATTTAGGAGCTTTACTAGGCGGTTTAATCGGTCTTTTTCAAGGAATTTTAATAAATTTAATAAGCTAA
- a CDS encoding YlbF family regulator — MANPFDKARELGGEIKESNEFKQLEELHLKVNADPQAKEMLDNFRGIQMELQEKQMQGMELTEEEIQKAQSVFELVQQHEVIALLMESEQKMSQLIGDINKIIAEPLEALYGLGE; from the coding sequence ATGGCAAACCCTTTTGATAAGGCGCGTGAGCTTGGTGGAGAGATAAAGGAAAGTAACGAATTCAAACAGTTAGAGGAATTGCATTTGAAGGTAAACGCAGATCCACAAGCAAAAGAAATGCTTGATAACTTTCGTGGAATTCAGATGGAGCTTCAAGAAAAGCAGATGCAGGGTATGGAGTTAACAGAAGAAGAAATTCAAAAAGCACAAAGTGTTTTTGAATTAGTGCAACAACATGAAGTCATCGCATTGCTTATGGAGTCAGAGCAAAAAATGAGCCAATTAATTGGTGATATAAACAAAATTATCGCTGAACCATTAGAAGCACTTTACGGCCTAGGCGAATAG
- a CDS encoding Cof-type HAD-IIB family hydrolase has translation MAYRLLALDVDGTLLQANHRLAKETKAAIEYAKMKGIYVTLATGRAFPSAQKVAKALKLETELITHDGAFIGSSLETPIFENRMSNEKAYHIVQVLEKYNCHIRVMHEKFAIGNKIKQKNFLIAKMTIGVGDPVFYPVTFVNSISNYLQGDPIMPPKIHSYFFNVDDRNLAKEQLMKEIPGIHITSSSKGGLDIVSNGISKAKGLQVLGEKLGIRLDQMVAVGSYDNDLEMITQAGLGVAMGNAPRYIREQADWVTRSNDHLGVAYMIKEVFRKQLNMQFK, from the coding sequence GTGGCGTATCGTTTACTAGCACTAGATGTAGATGGGACATTGTTGCAAGCAAACCATCGTTTAGCAAAAGAAACAAAAGCTGCAATTGAGTACGCAAAGATGAAGGGTATCTATGTTACCTTAGCGACAGGTAGAGCCTTTCCTTCAGCTCAAAAAGTAGCAAAAGCCTTAAAGTTGGAAACAGAATTAATTACTCATGACGGGGCATTTATTGGTTCTTCTCTGGAAACTCCAATCTTTGAAAATCGAATGAGCAACGAGAAAGCTTATCATATTGTCCAAGTATTAGAAAAGTATAATTGTCATATTCGAGTTATGCACGAAAAGTTCGCTATTGGAAATAAAATTAAGCAAAAGAACTTTTTAATTGCAAAAATGACAATTGGTGTTGGTGATCCGGTTTTTTACCCAGTGACATTTGTGAATTCAATAAGCAACTACTTGCAGGGTGATCCAATTATGCCTCCAAAAATTCATTCATATTTTTTTAATGTAGATGATCGGAATCTGGCCAAGGAGCAATTAATGAAAGAGATTCCTGGAATTCATATTACCTCTTCCTCTAAAGGTGGGTTAGATATTGTTTCTAATGGAATTTCAAAAGCAAAGGGACTACAAGTTTTAGGGGAAAAGTTAGGTATTCGTCTAGACCAAATGGTTGCAGTCGGCTCATATGACAACGATCTAGAAATGATTACTCAAGCTGGTTTAGGTGTTGCAATGGGGAATGCCCCAAGATACATTCGCGAACAAGCCGATTGGGTAACTCGTTCAAATGATCACCTTGGTGTTGCTTATATGATTAAGGAAGTATTTCGTAAGCAATTAAATATGCAATTTAAGTAG
- a CDS encoding YhzD family protein has protein sequence MKNYVLTAFNDKGKTLIDERFEAENDDEAKKFGEEKLAELNYQNHTSRVTKSSGALVLFHR, from the coding sequence ATGAAAAATTATGTTCTTACAGCTTTTAATGATAAAGGTAAAACTTTAATTGATGAGCGATTTGAAGCGGAAAATGATGATGAGGCAAAAAAATTCGGCGAGGAGAAGCTAGCTGAATTAAACTATCAAAATCATACGAGTAGAGTTACCAAATCATCTGGAGCATTAGTCTTATTCCATCGCTAG
- a CDS encoding DNA repair exonuclease, producing the protein MKKIRFIHGADLHLDSPFQGLKDLPESLFQQVRESTFAALQTVINQAINHSVDFVILAGDLFDGENRSLKAQARLKKAMEQLNRHGISCYIIHGNHDHLKGNWVSLSWPNNVFFFKAEVDYYQFKKNGVTVYIYGYSYPEKSVNENISVQYKKVGKADFHIGILHGTAEGQEGHDRYAPFSVKELIEKDFDYWALGHIHKRQILHSEPPIIYSGNTQGRHRKELAEKGVFLVEIDESKSSLLTFLPTSEIVWEELVVSIEGMEEIDELKSSCETILEEAKKAGHGLFAIIRFIGVGPLHNYLLEQADELIEVLNVGQGEKMNFTFIVDKKIETVGQWDRENFKKEGHLISDIVIAVDDLMTKDEPLAGILADIYRHPKLRRYLASLSKEEQKQLLKEAENTIITGLIKELDD; encoded by the coding sequence ATGAAGAAAATTCGGTTTATTCATGGAGCAGATTTGCATTTAGATAGTCCATTTCAAGGCTTAAAGGACTTGCCTGAGTCACTGTTTCAACAAGTAAGAGAAAGTACATTTGCGGCACTTCAGACAGTTATAAATCAGGCCATCAATCATAGTGTAGATTTTGTTATCTTAGCTGGCGATCTTTTTGATGGTGAAAATCGTAGTTTAAAAGCCCAAGCGAGGTTAAAAAAGGCAATGGAACAGTTAAATAGGCACGGGATTTCATGTTATATCATTCATGGTAATCACGATCACCTAAAGGGGAATTGGGTCTCTTTATCTTGGCCAAATAATGTATTTTTTTTCAAAGCCGAAGTTGATTATTATCAATTTAAGAAAAATGGAGTGACAGTCTACATATACGGGTACAGTTATCCAGAAAAATCTGTTAATGAAAATATTTCTGTTCAATATAAAAAAGTAGGAAAGGCGGATTTCCACATTGGTATCCTTCATGGAACAGCTGAAGGTCAAGAGGGACACGATCGTTATGCCCCGTTTTCAGTTAAGGAATTAATAGAGAAGGATTTTGATTATTGGGCGTTAGGTCATATTCATAAACGTCAAATATTGCATAGTGAACCTCCGATTATCTACTCAGGAAATACTCAAGGTAGGCATAGAAAGGAATTAGCAGAAAAAGGCGTATTTCTTGTTGAGATTGATGAATCTAAAAGCTCGTTATTAACCTTTTTACCAACGTCTGAAATAGTTTGGGAAGAGCTTGTGGTATCTATTGAGGGAATGGAAGAAATAGATGAACTTAAAAGTAGTTGTGAAACTATTTTAGAAGAAGCAAAAAAAGCAGGGCATGGTTTATTTGCGATTATACGTTTTATAGGTGTTGGGCCACTTCATAATTATCTACTTGAACAGGCGGATGAACTGATTGAAGTCTTAAATGTCGGACAAGGAGAAAAAATGAACTTTACGTTTATCGTCGATAAAAAAATTGAAACTGTTGGGCAATGGGATCGGGAAAACTTTAAAAAAGAAGGTCATCTAATCAGTGACATTGTCATTGCCGTTGACGATCTCATGACAAAAGATGAACCTTTGGCTGGTATCTTAGCAGATATTTATCGTCATCCAAAGCTAAGACGGTATCTTGCTTCGCTAAGTAAAGAAGAACAAAAGCAATTATTAAAGGAAGCTGAAAATACGATAATTACTGGGCTAATAAAGGAGTTGGACGACTAA
- a CDS encoding AAA family ATPase codes for MKLTKLHIYGFGRFQDYQIKLSEQPIHVFLGENESGKSTIMAFIRCILFGFPTKQQSELRYEPRLGGRYGGSITVETIEYKEVKVERVGGKATGDVKVYFSDGAIGGEAELKLILGSLDRTIFSGIYSFGILDLQTVEQLKSEELNRFMYGVGISGRHSILEFEKKTEKSLQMLYKPMGRKPIINKQLSKVSDSEEKVINWKKKLGEHEALISEKSFLTETLQQVNGEKLALNQRYRHYEKLKTIAPIVFEKISYQSQLQQLTEFEPFPEDGIFRFEKLQNNCVSVEADLTDIEEKLQKIDADKVKLSFHEQLPELEEKVAEVREMGKIYQSKQEEKGLLGQQIQFEQQELSVVKEKLGNKTFEEIDYDTSFLAEQGLEKLNEEEIYLKQQEQLLQTQFQQAKASTEQKSLQVEQIRKQLLTEEVRHQLEQETAKNRTKLEMEQELKYLDQSLQHLDMQQNVFSVSKSMPILILSGLLSLLGVVVIYFGATWYLGALLSVAGLTMFVLTKLEAEFRNKKVIKDLEKQREKLTSQRQVLLNNLNYDGESGSAHQGELLKKDDQLREQLSLKELNLNEAEETYDHICRQLDKWEWANSELQRELINWAKQYTFPLNLEASNYLKLLKIVEELKKKERQTLYLTGKKVTIEAEITGIEKKVNHLCQSFSISYDVDSHLQQVEKISELLKKQQQNEKIYNRLLDQYQQLNGNWKTLRIRQNQFQKEINKLYQIANVENEEAFRQKGKAWQDSEQIKDQIRILTSRIMPLVEGEKDLVQLERDVIKNKDVFAEKIASLEEKISECWEQEKKLHERLAAVNLALEELEEGNNYSVSLHNFEKEKDILKEEVKKWAFHRTVQLLIDEAKAVYERDRQPKVIKAATKLFSDITKGEYQKLFAPIGEQRFIVERNDGVRFSPNELSQGTKEQLYLAIRLALATVHSIESSFPILIDDIFVNFDEKRRLQAMAVLNEMSEHHQIIYFTCHPFMAKEISPNYFLLENISE; via the coding sequence ATGAAACTAACAAAGCTCCATATTTATGGTTTTGGCCGCTTTCAAGATTATCAGATTAAGTTGTCAGAACAACCAATTCATGTTTTTTTAGGTGAAAATGAATCTGGAAAATCAACGATCATGGCATTTATTCGTTGTATTTTATTTGGGTTCCCAACAAAACAACAAAGTGAACTCCGCTATGAACCGAGACTAGGTGGTCGTTACGGGGGAAGCATTACAGTCGAAACGATTGAATATAAAGAGGTGAAAGTTGAGCGAGTTGGAGGGAAAGCTACTGGTGATGTGAAAGTCTATTTTTCGGATGGGGCTATTGGTGGTGAAGCGGAACTAAAGCTTATTTTAGGATCACTCGATCGCACAATATTTTCAGGGATTTATTCATTTGGAATTTTAGACTTACAAACTGTCGAACAATTAAAATCTGAAGAGTTAAATCGTTTTATGTATGGTGTCGGAATTTCTGGCCGCCATAGTATATTAGAGTTTGAGAAAAAAACCGAAAAATCACTACAAATGCTCTATAAACCGATGGGTAGAAAACCAATCATTAATAAGCAGTTGAGTAAAGTATCCGACTCAGAAGAAAAGGTAATAAATTGGAAAAAGAAACTTGGTGAGCACGAGGCCCTCATAAGTGAAAAATCATTTTTAACAGAAACTCTCCAGCAGGTAAATGGTGAAAAATTAGCTCTTAATCAAAGATATCGTCATTATGAAAAACTTAAAACAATCGCACCGATTGTTTTTGAAAAAATAAGCTATCAAAGTCAGTTGCAGCAGCTGACTGAATTCGAACCTTTTCCTGAAGATGGCATTTTTCGTTTTGAAAAATTACAAAACAACTGTGTATCAGTTGAAGCTGATTTAACTGATATTGAGGAAAAGCTTCAAAAAATTGATGCCGATAAAGTGAAGCTATCCTTTCATGAACAGTTGCCTGAGCTAGAAGAAAAGGTTGCTGAAGTTCGAGAAATGGGAAAAATTTATCAGAGTAAGCAAGAAGAAAAGGGGTTACTGGGGCAACAAATTCAGTTTGAGCAGCAAGAATTATCTGTAGTGAAAGAAAAGTTAGGAAATAAGACTTTTGAAGAGATCGATTACGATACAAGTTTCTTAGCTGAGCAAGGCTTAGAAAAGCTAAATGAAGAAGAGATTTATTTGAAGCAACAAGAACAACTTTTACAAACTCAGTTTCAACAAGCAAAAGCTTCCACTGAACAAAAATCACTGCAAGTCGAGCAAATCAGGAAACAGCTTCTAACCGAAGAAGTACGACATCAACTAGAGCAAGAAACAGCAAAGAATAGAACAAAGCTAGAAATGGAGCAAGAGTTAAAATATCTTGATCAGTCCCTTCAACACTTAGATATGCAGCAAAATGTATTTTCTGTTTCAAAAAGCATGCCCATATTAATTTTATCTGGACTGCTCAGCTTGCTTGGAGTAGTAGTTATTTATTTCGGAGCTACTTGGTATTTAGGAGCATTACTATCAGTTGCAGGCTTGACCATGTTTGTACTGACGAAACTAGAGGCGGAATTTCGTAACAAAAAAGTTATCAAAGATCTAGAAAAACAAAGAGAAAAGCTGACTAGCCAAAGGCAGGTACTTTTAAATAATTTGAATTATGATGGTGAAAGTGGAAGCGCTCATCAAGGTGAATTGCTAAAAAAAGATGATCAACTACGTGAGCAACTAAGTTTAAAGGAATTGAATTTAAATGAGGCAGAAGAAACTTACGATCACATTTGTAGACAACTAGACAAATGGGAGTGGGCTAATAGTGAATTACAAAGGGAACTAATTAATTGGGCAAAGCAGTACACTTTTCCGCTTAATCTAGAAGCTAGTAATTATTTAAAGTTGTTAAAAATAGTAGAGGAGTTAAAGAAAAAAGAGCGACAGACACTTTATCTTACTGGGAAAAAAGTTACGATTGAGGCTGAAATCACAGGGATAGAGAAGAAAGTAAACCACCTATGTCAAAGTTTCTCGATATCATATGATGTTGATAGTCATCTTCAGCAAGTTGAAAAGATATCTGAACTACTGAAAAAACAGCAACAAAATGAAAAAATCTATAACAGGCTCTTAGATCAGTATCAACAACTTAATGGAAACTGGAAAACTCTACGAATTAGGCAAAATCAATTCCAAAAAGAAATTAATAAATTGTACCAAATTGCTAATGTTGAAAATGAAGAAGCGTTTCGTCAAAAAGGTAAAGCATGGCAAGATAGCGAGCAAATAAAAGATCAAATCCGTATTTTAACAAGCCGAATTATGCCACTTGTCGAAGGTGAAAAAGATCTAGTCCAATTAGAAAGAGATGTTATCAAAAATAAAGACGTGTTTGCAGAAAAAATAGCTAGTTTAGAAGAAAAGATAAGCGAATGTTGGGAACAAGAAAAAAAGCTTCATGAGCGCTTGGCTGCGGTTAATTTAGCGTTAGAAGAGCTTGAAGAAGGAAATAACTATTCTGTTTCATTGCATAATTTTGAAAAAGAAAAGGACATATTAAAGGAAGAGGTAAAAAAATGGGCTTTTCATCGAACTGTGCAACTATTAATAGATGAAGCAAAAGCGGTTTATGAGAGAGACCGACAACCGAAAGTAATTAAAGCAGCTACAAAGTTGTTTTCTGATATAACAAAAGGAGAATACCAAAAACTTTTTGCGCCAATTGGTGAGCAGCGATTTATTGTAGAGAGAAATGATGGGGTGAGATTCTCACCAAATGAACTGAGTCAGGGGACGAAGGAGCAACTATACTTAGCAATCAGGTTAGCTCTTGCAACCGTTCATTCGATAGAGTCCTCATTTCCTATTTTAATTGATGATATTTTTGTTAATTTTGACGAAAAAAGACGATTGCAAGCCATGGCTGTATTAAATGAAATGTCTGAACATCATCAAATCATCTACTTTACTTGTCATCCATTTATGGCAAAGGAAATTTCACCAAATTATTTTTTATTAGAAAATATTAGTGAGTGA
- a CDS encoding response regulator transcription factor, with amino-acid sequence MEKYIINLVEDEKNLAEIIKAYMKREGWDIHHFADGQVAYDAIPHVTPHLWVLDIMLPNMDGYQLLKAIKAKGDTPVIFISARDKDLDRVLGLELGSDDYLAKPFLPEELIIRVKRILSRSYSAVEKEKKQIEVNGYNIDPVTRNIYDGNELLEMTTKELDVIILLTSNIGKALSREEIIEYVWGTDYYGSERAVDDVVRRVRKKLARLHVETLYGFGYRVLSS; translated from the coding sequence ATAGAAAAATATATTATTAACTTAGTTGAGGATGAAAAAAACTTAGCAGAAATTATTAAAGCATATATGAAACGTGAAGGATGGGATATTCACCATTTTGCAGATGGACAAGTTGCATATGACGCAATTCCCCACGTAACACCACATTTATGGGTTTTAGACATTATGCTACCTAACATGGATGGTTATCAATTATTAAAGGCGATAAAAGCAAAAGGCGATACACCAGTTATTTTCATTTCAGCGAGGGACAAAGATTTAGATAGGGTGTTAGGTCTAGAACTAGGTAGTGATGATTATTTAGCGAAGCCTTTTTTACCTGAAGAGTTAATTATTCGTGTAAAGCGAATTTTATCACGATCATATAGCGCTGTGGAAAAAGAAAAGAAACAAATCGAAGTTAATGGATATAATATTGATCCAGTAACAAGAAATATTTATGATGGCAATGAACTTCTAGAAATGACTACGAAAGAGCTTGATGTAATTATTCTCCTTACTTCAAATATAGGTAAGGCACTATCAAGAGAAGAAATTATCGAGTACGTATGGGGAACTGACTATTACGGTTCTGAGCGTGCTGTCGATGATGTAGTTCGAAGAGTAAGAAAAAAATTAGCTCGTCTTCACGTTGAAACTCTTTACGGATTCGGATACAGGGTTTTATCTTCGTGA
- a CDS encoding HAMP domain-containing sensor histidine kinase, with the protein MNLTQRIWLSFISLILLVGLLLVVIYPLSLKATLTEETYRIIEREQDRFQGTNKTHPLPPETQVDFIERRDAERSVGHLFLVDQYGRLQGDPVPNDVIDEMRERAFKQRIDRGSYELTFSGSTLFYIISKNDTIVGKVYHISYMWDSYRDQMVKQLWERLLYLLILASVLSLLPAFWLKNYLRQPFTILGNHFEQISNRNLKEPFEWKGDQDFQKLSFQFEQMRQNLIKYDRSQKTFIQHASHELKTPIMVVKSYAKSVKDGIFPQENIEQAMDVIIEEANRMEKRVKDMLYFTKLDSIREEIIHREEIIFGSIAYQLEQRYRVQRSDLNFVVEGAEIKFNCDREQIQILLENLVENALRYAETTIWIKAKIVNETIEISVKNNGEQIPSKELSQIFTPFRKGNKGQFGLGLAIVKGIAELHGGYPTVKNEEEGVIFTIYLPR; encoded by the coding sequence ATGAATTTAACACAAAGGATTTGGCTTTCTTTTATTTCATTAATCTTATTAGTGGGACTTTTGTTAGTCGTTATTTATCCACTTTCACTAAAGGCGACGTTAACCGAAGAAACATATCGTATTATTGAAAGAGAGCAAGATCGTTTTCAAGGCACAAACAAGACGCATCCTTTACCACCAGAAACCCAAGTTGACTTTATTGAAAGGCGCGATGCAGAGCGTTCAGTAGGTCATTTGTTTTTAGTGGATCAATATGGGCGACTCCAAGGCGATCCTGTTCCGAATGATGTAATTGATGAGATGAGAGAGCGAGCTTTTAAGCAAAGGATAGATCGTGGTAGCTATGAACTTACTTTTAGTGGTTCAACATTATTTTATATTATTTCTAAAAATGACACTATCGTTGGAAAGGTATATCACATATCTTATATGTGGGATTCATATCGCGATCAAATGGTCAAGCAGCTCTGGGAACGACTTCTTTATCTCTTAATATTAGCTAGCGTGCTGAGCCTTTTACCAGCATTTTGGTTAAAAAATTACTTACGTCAGCCTTTTACGATATTAGGAAATCACTTTGAACAAATATCAAACCGAAATTTGAAAGAGCCTTTTGAATGGAAAGGCGATCAAGATTTTCAAAAGTTGTCTTTCCAATTTGAGCAAATGCGTCAAAACTTAATTAAGTATGACAGGTCTCAAAAAACATTTATCCAACACGCATCACACGAACTTAAGACACCAATCATGGTAGTGAAAAGTTATGCGAAATCTGTGAAGGACGGTATCTTTCCACAAGAAAATATCGAACAGGCGATGGACGTGATCATTGAAGAAGCGAACCGGATGGAAAAAAGAGTCAAGGATATGCTTTATTTTACAAAGTTAGATTCTATTAGAGAAGAAATTATTCATCGCGAAGAAATCATCTTTGGTTCTATTGCTTATCAATTAGAGCAACGCTACCGCGTTCAAAGAAGTGATCTAAACTTTGTAGTAGAAGGTGCAGAGATTAAGTTTAATTGTGATCGCGAACAAATTCAAATTCTGTTAGAGAATTTAGTGGAAAATGCACTTCGATATGCGGAAACAACAATTTGGATAAAAGCAAAGATAGTAAACGAGACAATTGAAATTTCCGTTAAAAACAATGGTGAGCAAATACCTAGTAAAGAGCTTAGTCAAATATTCACACCTTTTAGAAAAGGAAATAAAGGCCAGTTTGGATTAGGTTTAGCTATTGTAAAGGGAATTGCCGAACTACATGGCGGTTATCCTACTGTGAAAAACGAAGAAGAAGGGGTAATTTTCACCATTTATCTACCACGGTAG